The sequence taggcactggcgatgcttccttctagacgagctctattacgaacacatttcttgagtacccccatgaacctttcgaatgggaacatgttgtgtagaaatactggtccgaggatatcaatctctttgacaaggtgcactagaagatgtgtcatgatgttgaagaaagatggtggaaatatcagctcaaagcaaacaagacattgcaccacatcgttttgcagctttatcaaattctccgggtcaattatcttctgagaaactgcgttgaggaaggcacatatcttcacgatggttaaccggacgttatcaggcagaatcccccgcagcacaaccggaagaagttcggttataagcacatggcagtcatgggacttgagatttgtaaatttcttctctgccaaatttaagattccttttatattggatgagtatccagatggaacctttatactgctcaagcagtcaaacatggtttctttctcttccttgctaagagtatagctggcaggacttaagtattgtcgtccattatctcgctgttgtggatgtaaggcatctcgttcttccatacgttgcaattcttgacgtgcttctactgtatcttttgtctttccgtacactcccaagaatgctatcaggttgacgcaaaaattcttcgtgaggtgcatcacatcaattgcatgacgaacatctaagacttcccaatatgatagctcccaaaatatagatttcttcttccacatgggcgccattccgttttcgttcggaacaggttggctaccagatccctttccaaaaataacttctagatcttttaccatgttgaagacgtctttaccactacggtgcaatctaaatctaaaagaaaatcacacctacatatgcaatctagctaaatgtccaagaaatgagctagctacacattttctctatttctaaagcatgaaatgagctatacaagccaaggaagaagagaaaaacaagccccaaacctttagcgccgatggatggacggggaatcaaagatcttcacaaatgtggtgaagaaatgagcaagaactcctccctcccgagccgagaacagcatgaaacaagtgagctgaatggctcgggcaggGGGAGatggaaggggataagggggcaaggccttttgtcccggttggagacaccaaccgggacaaaatgggggccttttgttccggttggatccaccaaccgggacaaaaggggcccattttgtcccggttggcgggacaaaaggccttgccccccccccacgctgacccggctagccgttagactcgggacaaaagccacctattgtcccgggcccaaaggctgccgggacaaatgacaTGAAAcgaaggcctattctgtagtagtgatccTTTGAAATTTGTCATCTCTGTTTTGTTTCCTTTCCCTTCTATTTCAGCAAAAGCAGTGATCGATACCTGCAGGCTATGGTGGTCGCTGCCTGCTTGCTGGTTTGGCTCCATCCTttgattattattattattccaTCCAAAACTAGCTAGGATTACTATGACGGGTGGCAAGTTCCCTATTATTATATTACCCAATTTGGCATCCAGCAGTGCTAGTCCATCCTCATTGTCGATCCGATCGATGTGCAGACTGTAGATAGCTAGCTTTTGGATCCAACAACTCCATCCCTACTCAATAGTATACTAATTCAGAGTCTGTCCATGTCTTCACCATGCATCATCTATCGGCCATGGTGAGAACAAGATGTAGCTTTTTGCAAATCATCAAATTGCTGCCAATGCAAGTGATCCAAGCACATTGATGTTCTTAGTATATACTATATATAGTACTAAAAAATAAACGAAACAGCAGCATGCATGGAGAGACACTTTGGCCCTGTTTAGGCCGCGTTTAGTTTGCGAAAAGTAGGGTGAAAAGTTACTGTAGCGTGTTTCGTTgctacttgacaaataatgtccaatcatgaactaattaggcttaaaagattcatatcgtgctaatcagttagactgtgtaattagttattttttcaactacatttaatgtttcatgcatgtgtcgaaagatttgatgtgacgggtactgtaggaaaaattttgggaactaaacggggccttagATGCCTAAATTTTTAAgtgtaaagtactgtagcactttcgtttgtatttgataattattatcccgtcatgggttaattaggctcaaaagattcgtctcgcaaattttagataaattgtgtaattagttattttgtttagctacatttaatacttcatgcatgcgttgaaacattcgatgtgatggtgAATCTTGtaagttttagaattttgaaggcaactaaacaagacctttaCGTACTACAAATAAAActggaaaagaaaaacaacaggAGGCTGAATCCATTAATATTTAGGAAAGAATGTAATGTAACGAAATAATTAATGACAAATCAAATCAACATTAGTAAGTAACATCCATCCATTGCATTAATTAATTGGTTCTACTAGCTAGGCATGGCCTCTGCTGGGCCTCTggggaaaaaaaatcatcaactaATTAATATATAATTGACTCTCACTCAGCTCAAAAACTTGCTTTAATTTCCTACCATGGATCGGGCCGGGGTtcgaaatgaaatgccctaaaAAAGATCGGAGTTCAATATGTATAACAATTATACAAAAATTGAGTTATTGCGATGGCCGGCCGGTTGGTCGGTGgatggagcagcagcagcagcgcccatataagaagaagatgatgatgggTTGGTTAGGCTAGCTGCGGGTGCTGTTGGTCGTGCTCGGGCGGCGTTGCCTTTGCTCCGATGTTGAAGAACTCGATGATGACCTCGAGCGGGAATCCCTTGGTCTCGGGCACCTTGATGTAGACGAAGATGAGCGCGAGGCAGCAGACGACGGCGTAGAAGCCGAAGACCCCGGCGAGGCCGACGGAGCTGAGCATGACGGGCAGCGAGTAGGTGACGGCGATGTCGCCCAGCCAGAAGGTGAGGGAGCATATGGCGATGCAGAGGCCCCGGACGCGGGTGGGGAAGATCTCGGCGCAGAGGATGTTGGGGATGGGGCCGAAGCCCATGACGAAGCAGCAGAAATAGACGATGACGCTGCCGGTGGAGAGCGCGGCGTGCACGGTGGTGGGCATGGGCGCCACGTTGGCGACGATGAGCACGACGAGGGAGGCGATGAGGACGGGGATGGTCCAGAGCAGCAGGGTGCGGCGGCCGGAGACGTCCATGAGGCGCATGGCCAGGCCGATGCTGGGGAGCATCAGCAGCGTCGTCAGGCCGCTGATGAGGATGGAGGTGGAGTCGGCGCTCAGGCCCAGGCTCGCCAGGAGGACGCTCACGCCGGCCTGGTCCAGGATCTGGGGGGTGTAGTAGAGGACGCCATTGATGCCGGAGAACTAGAAATATTTGCATTTGCATTGGAGGGGATTAATTAGTTAGTTAGTTTCTGATGAACTGGATGATCATCAATAATCAAGCAAAAATTACCTGCTGCAGGATCTGGATCATGACCCCGCAGAAGAGCGCCCGCCGCACCCCCGGCTCCAGCAGCTCGCGCCACcggggccccgccgccgcggccttggTCGCCACCGTCTCCGGCGGGTTCTCGAAGGCCGGGGTGGGGCTCTGCCCGATCATCACGTCCTTGGTGTAGAGCATGGAGCGGctcaccagcgccgccgcgtgcaCGTACTCCCCGGGCCCCGACGACTgatcgccgccgtcctcgtgcAGGTACATCCTCTTGACGCCGCCGCGCTTGACGCCGTcgggccccaccttctccgtCCACTTCCAGGCCAGCTgccagccgccgccgatgcCCATGGTGCTCGCCGTCTCCCCGCCGCCCGTCACGCTGCTGTAGCGCTGCATGGCGTCGCTGCTGGAGCCCTCCGCACCAGCAGCCTGCTGCTTCTTCGTCTCCTGCACGTCGGTGCTCTGCCTCGACAGCAGCGGCGCCTGCAGGGCACCTTTTCCCTCCTCGTCCGACAGGtactcctcctcgtcgtcctcctcgtccaggTCGTCGTTGGGCGGCACGTTCTCCTCGTCCCAGTCGCCCGGCCGCTCCGCCACGCTCAGCATGCTGCCGAGGTTGGGGAAGAGCGTGCTGCCCCGCGCGCTGCcgacggcgccgccctcggcaGCGGGCATCTTCTCGTGCACGCTCCCCAGCAGCGTCACCACGGGGTCCTTGATCTGCTCGTACATGCTGCCCTGGCGCGAAGCGAGCTCGACGGCGCTGCCCAGCACGCTGCTGCCCTGCTGCACCTGCTGCGCCACCCACGAGAGCCCCTGCTCCGGCCCGTACAGCGtcacctgctgctgctcgctGGTGGTGGTGTCGTGGTGGTGCTCCcctgcggccgccaccgcgtccgcctcagcagcagccgccgggcCCAGCACGTACTCCTCGATGACcgtgtcgccgccgctgcccaggCCCTCGACGAGCAGCGCCATCTCGCCCGAGACGTCGTCGCGGCCGCGCAGCATCTGCAGGATGGCCCTGGCCTCCTTCATGCGGCCCTTGCTGACGAGCCAGCGCGGCGACTCGGGGAGGTAGAGCACGGTGAGGGCGAGGTAGGCgagggaggggatggagaggaCGCCGAGCATGAAGCGCCAGCGCGGGCGCGGGCCCAGCGTCATGTAGAAGATCATGCAGTAGGAGAAGAACATGCCGAAGGAGCCGGTGAACTGCGGCAGCGTGTTGAGCAGGCCGCGGATCTCGGGCGGCGCCGTCTCGGAGATGTAGACGGGCACGAGCGTGACGGCGAGGCCGACGCCGAAGCCGTCGACGAGGCGCGCCAGGAGGAGGACCGCCACGCTGGGGGACCAGAGCATGATGAGGCCGCCGGCGAagtagaggagggaggaggcgatGAGCAtggggcggcggccgacggcgtcGGAGACGGGGCCGGAGAAGGTGGTGATGATGGTGGCGCCGATGAGGGAGGTGGCGACCACGAGGCCCTCCAGCGCGGGCTGCGTCTCCAGGTGGAACTCGCGCTTGATGTAGaggacggcgccggcgatggTGGCGTTGTCCCAACCCTGCAGCAGGTTGCCGATGGCGGCAGCGATGGCCACCAGCACGGCGCCTTGCATGGCCAACTCGCTGCTTCTTGTGCTGGATCGGATCTCGATCGGATACTCCACCGCAAggacgaaggaagaagaagaatagaTAGACGATGGTGATCGATTCGATGAAGGTTAACAAGAAGTAACTAACTAACAGATGGGAGGAGGAGTTTGACGAGATGCTTGCAGGCATGCAGGCAGATCCGAGAAAATCGCCCCGATGGATCCGCCCGCACGGCCCTTCTCCCCTCCGATCCGATCGATCCTGCGTCAATCAAGCACGCATAGGCCGGACGGACACTAGCTGCTACTCCcatccatctccatctccatctcctgGGAGAGATTCGTACGTTTGTTCGTACAGTACGTTCCAGTGGCTCTGATCGACGATCCTGTATGTATCTGCCCATCCGATCGTAGCATATATATAGCACACGTGCATTGCTACgggtaatataaattttatctaAATCTATATAAACTATCAACTAATTAATTTGTGCCTTTTGTTACTCCGGGTACAAGTCGTGATGGCACGGGAATTGATTGTCCATGTTCGATTGGCATTCTGATTGATTTGTCCTGATTGTGATTGTTTGTTTTAAGAAAGGGATAATTGATATTTAGCTTGTTATTAGAAGAGGTTTAGTTGTGCATTAGTAATTGGTTCCGTAGCTAAAATTAGCTACCTATACACCAATTATAGCTAGGTAGCTAGTGAATCCAAATATCTCTTATGTACTGCAACGACGACAAGTTATTAGTAGttacaaaaggaaaaagaaaattatCGGGAGCGAAACATCAGTACGTACGTGTTTCAAACACGATGAACCATCATCATCACACTACAAGAAACTATTTAATCTATGACAGATTTCTCATGACGGTTTTGGAGAACGTCAATCACGCACGCATAGGCCGGACGGACACTAGCTGCTACTCCcatccatctccatctccatctcctgGGAGAGATTCGTACGTTTGTTCGTACAGTACGTTCCAGTGGCTCTGATCGACGATCCTGTATGTATCTGCCCATCCGATCGTAGCATACATATAGCACACGTGCATTGCTACgggtaatataaattttatctaAATCTATATAAACTATCAACTAATTAATTTGTGCCTTTTGTTACTCCGGGTACAAGTCGTGATGGCACGGGAATTGATTGTCCATGTTCGATTGGCATTCCGATTGATTTGTCTTGATTGTGATTGTTTGTTTTAAGAAAGGGATAATTGATATTTAGCTTGTTATTAGAAGAGGTTTAGTTGTGCATTAGTCATTGGTTCCGTTTGAATTTGAATATACCGTAGCTAAAATTAGCTACCTACCAattatagctagctagctagtaaaTCCAAATGTCTCTTTAATGTATGTACTGCAACGACAAGTtattactccctctgtttcaaattttaagtcattccaagaatcttggagagtcaaagttttttaaatttatatgacaagataataacatttatgatatcaattaagtatcattagattctttgttagctatattttcatagtgcacctatttggTGTCATAAATctatatatttctctctataattttggtcaaattttgagatggtttgactctccaagattcttggaatgacttataaattggaacggagggagtagtagttagtacaaaaggaaaaggaaaattaATCGGGAACGAAACATCATTGCGTACGTGTTTCAAACATGATGaaccatcatcatcattcaGCTGAAAACgcgtatatatatgtgtgtgtatatcCTACCGTACAtcctatatgtatgtatgtatgtatacgTACGTACAAACACATGTATGATGTATCAAGaaagagctagctagctagctacgaCTGGACTGGCTGCTGGTGTACAGTAGTAGTAGTACAAATTAGATaagtaaacaaaaaaaaaacaaattagaaTTAGACGAATGCATGGAACCAACTTAACGGAATGGAAGGATGCATGGGCGCTAGCAGTGCATGCATGGTGCTGTAT comes from Panicum virgatum strain AP13 chromosome 4K, P.virgatum_v5, whole genome shotgun sequence and encodes:
- the LOC120705269 gene encoding monosaccharide-sensing protein 2-like isoform X2, whose translation is MQGAVLVAIAAAIGNLLQGWDNATIAGAVLYIKREFHLETQPALEGLVVATSLIGATIITTFSGPVSDAVGRRPMLIASSLLYFAGGLIMLWSPSVAVLLLARLVDGFGVGLAVTLVPVYISETAPPEIRGLLNTLPQFTGSFGMFFSYCMIFYMTLGPRPRWRFMLGVLSIPSLAYLALTVLYLPESPRWLVSKGRMKEARAILQMLRGRDDVSGEMALLVEGLGSGGDTVIEEYVLGPAAAAEADAVAAAGEHHHDTTTSEQQQVTLYGPEQGLSWVAQQVQQGSSVLGSAVELASRQGSMYEQIKDPVVTLLGSVHEKMPAAEGGAVGSARGSTLFPNLGSMLSVAERPGDWDEENVPPNDDLDEEDDEEEYLSDEEGKGALQAPLLSRQSTDVQETKKQQAAGAEGSSSDAMQRYSSVTGGGETASTMGIGGGWQLAWKWTEKVGPDGVKRGGVKRMYLHEDGGDQSSGPGEYVHAAALVSRSMLYTKDNPPETVATKAAAAGPRWRELLEPGVRRALFCGVMIQILQQFSGINGVLYYTPQILDQAGVSVLLASLGLSADSTSILISGLTTLLMLPSIGLAMRLMDVSGRRTLLLWTIPVLIASLVVLIVANVAPMPTTVHAALSTGSVIVYFCCFVMGFGPIPNILCAEIFPTRVRGLCIAICSLTFWLGDIAVTYSLPVMLSSVGLAGVFGFYAVVCCLALIFVYIKVPETKGFPLEVIIEFFNIGAKATPPEHDQQHPQLA
- the LOC120705269 gene encoding monosaccharide-sensing protein 2-like isoform X1, translating into MQGAVLVAIAAAIGNLLQGWDNATIAGAVLYIKREFHLETQPALEGLVVATSLIGATIITTFSGPVSDAVGRRPMLIASSLLYFAGGLIMLWSPSVAVLLLARLVDGFGVGLAVTLVPVYISETAPPEIRGLLNTLPQFTGSFGMFFSYCMIFYMTLGPRPRWRFMLGVLSIPSLAYLALTVLYLPESPRWLVSKGRMKEARAILQMLRGRDDVSGEMALLVEGLGSGGDTVIEEYVLGPAAAAEADAVAAAGEHHHDTTTSEQQQVTLYGPEQGLSWVAQQVQQGSSVLGSAVELASRQGSMYEQIKDPVVTLLGSVHEKMPAAEGGAVGSARGSTLFPNLGSMLSVAERPGDWDEENVPPNDDLDEEDDEEEYLSDEEGKGALQAPLLSRQSTDVQETKKQQAAGAEGSSSDAMQRYSSVTGGGETASTMGIGGGWQLAWKWTEKVGPDGVKRGGVKRMYLHEDGGDQSSGPGEYVHAAALVSRSMLYTKDVMIGQSPTPAFENPPETVATKAAAAGPRWRELLEPGVRRALFCGVMIQILQQFSGINGVLYYTPQILDQAGVSVLLASLGLSADSTSILISGLTTLLMLPSIGLAMRLMDVSGRRTLLLWTIPVLIASLVVLIVANVAPMPTTVHAALSTGSVIVYFCCFVMGFGPIPNILCAEIFPTRVRGLCIAICSLTFWLGDIAVTYSLPVMLSSVGLAGVFGFYAVVCCLALIFVYIKVPETKGFPLEVIIEFFNIGAKATPPEHDQQHPQLA